The Urbifossiella limnaea genome has a window encoding:
- the tnpC gene encoding IS66 family transposase — translation MTPNDSHAWWSRLRHQGLLLSPVVMLERFPDAPAAAPFHVTNKLRDAAARFASAPDGPDSERVTLVTLAWVDALLEQYLGHKQGRLAKSNDIPVRLTTTVRIGTRTETLRPHRVVFADAEGTTPALLVMTDPSPHVGRGRGRTSYARFLELLRGTGHRLGLLTNGRQFRLVYAGLDFESWCEWEADRWFDDGDGSQELAGLRLLLSPDSLKPVRDGVSGLLEAVEDSRKRQADLSSVLRENVRQAVELLLDEASSANRTAENLFAPLVAADSTRPLTDAEAHEALLQATVRVVMRLVVCLFAESRGLLPVNDPVYASSYGVRSLYELLEEATRNEGGTQGLMNRETAWPRLMALFRLIHGGSAHGQFPLRAYGGVLFRPGKEDSSVPVVRALHVLEHGVVVTDATVFAVLRKLLRGPLPVIRGRAKTFVEGPVDYTDLRTEFIGLIYEGLLDYRLKRTDAAVGPQVFLNLGREPVLPLSRLREMLEKDRKGLKDLLTTLKKEKVTGGGKADEAEEEGDEQEPAGEEVDAEADAPDEVEAAAPAEPEGVHGGDYLDAVEAAKRWAAEAVVLAGLVTKQGRRETNTEYQARIGGVADRLIKRVVATGEFYLVRAGNTRKGTGTFYTRPQLAVPTVHRTLEPLCYDKADDGTLTPKRPEVILGLKVCDPACGSASFLVAALHYLTEALYRSLCFHMKLDDPAEANKVTLPYGRPREGQADEEVVRFFPDDPQQGEFFADRVKALLRRHVVERCIYGVDINPLAVEFARVSLWVETLDPGLPFSFLDHKIKVGNALVGCWLDRVADYPLCAWEREGGDGKDGPRTQRIETFLKGPKVGNRRSGDGVVKREMRDVLTDIKNATKKTPTLFNYEQLATEKVIAQARADYEKLHDIPSHEPAEREEYYRDHVVNSPADAANPYTLFDLTAGRRQEFPQAFLAGYRGFVHADAYDGYNAVHNDVRHLGCWMHARRYFVDAEPTDPRAVEALAFVRTLYAVEREITLAREKPGETFTAADVVRVRRTRAGPILAVFAGWLDEQHRSATPKSLFGQAVGYARNQWASLVRYLDDARFALDNGAAERAIRPLAIGRTNWLHVGGDGGLKTASVLLSVCASATRHRLDPWSYLTHVLSELPARRAGADLGDLLPDAWAKARGEPRHREG, via the coding sequence GTGACGCCCAACGATTCCCACGCCTGGTGGTCGCGACTCCGCCACCAGGGGCTGCTCTTGTCGCCGGTCGTCATGCTGGAGCGTTTCCCCGACGCCCCGGCCGCGGCGCCGTTCCACGTCACGAACAAACTGCGGGACGCCGCCGCCCGGTTCGCCTCGGCGCCCGACGGGCCGGACTCAGAGAGGGTCACACTGGTCACACTCGCCTGGGTGGACGCGCTGCTGGAGCAGTACTTGGGGCACAAGCAGGGGCGACTGGCGAAGTCGAACGACATCCCGGTTCGGCTGACGACAACGGTTCGCATCGGCACCCGCACCGAGACGCTCCGGCCTCACCGCGTCGTCTTCGCGGACGCCGAGGGCACGACGCCGGCCCTGCTGGTGATGACCGACCCCTCCCCGCACGTCGGCCGGGGCCGGGGCCGCACCTCGTACGCCCGGTTTCTGGAACTCCTGCGGGGCACCGGACACCGCCTCGGGCTGCTGACCAACGGCCGACAGTTCCGGCTCGTCTACGCCGGCCTCGACTTCGAGTCGTGGTGCGAGTGGGAAGCCGACCGCTGGTTCGACGACGGCGACGGTAGCCAGGAGTTGGCCGGGCTTCGGCTCCTGCTGTCGCCCGACAGCCTGAAGCCGGTCCGGGACGGCGTGTCCGGGTTGCTGGAGGCCGTCGAGGACTCCCGCAAGCGGCAGGCCGACCTGTCGAGCGTCCTCCGCGAGAACGTCCGCCAGGCGGTCGAACTGCTACTTGACGAGGCCTCGTCGGCCAACCGCACGGCCGAGAACCTGTTCGCCCCGCTGGTCGCCGCCGACTCGACCCGCCCGCTGACCGACGCCGAGGCCCACGAGGCTCTGCTCCAGGCGACCGTCCGCGTCGTGATGCGGCTCGTCGTCTGCCTGTTCGCCGAGTCGCGGGGGCTCCTCCCGGTCAACGACCCGGTGTACGCCTCGTCCTACGGCGTCCGGTCGCTGTACGAGTTGCTGGAGGAGGCCACCCGGAACGAGGGCGGCACCCAGGGGCTGATGAACCGGGAGACCGCGTGGCCCCGGCTCATGGCGCTGTTCCGCCTGATCCACGGCGGGTCGGCCCACGGGCAGTTCCCGCTCCGGGCCTACGGTGGCGTGCTGTTCCGACCCGGGAAGGAGGATTCATCCGTCCCGGTCGTGCGTGCCCTGCACGTTCTGGAACACGGCGTGGTCGTGACCGACGCCACCGTGTTCGCCGTCCTCCGCAAGCTACTCCGGGGGCCGCTCCCGGTGATCCGGGGACGGGCGAAGACCTTCGTGGAGGGGCCGGTGGACTACACCGACCTCCGCACCGAGTTCATCGGCCTCATTTACGAAGGTCTGCTCGACTACCGGCTGAAGCGGACGGACGCGGCGGTCGGCCCGCAGGTGTTCCTCAACCTCGGCCGCGAACCCGTGCTGCCACTGTCCCGCCTCCGGGAGATGCTGGAGAAGGACCGGAAGGGGCTGAAGGACCTTCTCACCACGCTGAAGAAGGAAAAGGTCACCGGCGGCGGGAAGGCGGACGAGGCCGAGGAAGAGGGCGACGAACAGGAACCGGCCGGCGAGGAAGTGGACGCCGAGGCCGACGCCCCTGACGAGGTGGAGGCCGCGGCCCCGGCCGAACCCGAGGGCGTCCACGGCGGCGATTACCTCGACGCGGTTGAGGCCGCGAAGCGGTGGGCCGCTGAGGCGGTCGTCCTGGCCGGACTGGTGACCAAGCAGGGGCGGCGGGAAACCAACACCGAGTACCAGGCCCGCATCGGCGGCGTGGCCGACCGGCTCATCAAGCGGGTGGTCGCAACTGGCGAGTTCTACCTCGTTAGGGCCGGCAACACCCGTAAGGGCACGGGCACCTTCTACACCCGGCCACAACTGGCCGTGCCGACCGTCCACCGCACGTTGGAGCCGCTCTGCTACGACAAGGCCGACGACGGCACCCTCACCCCGAAGCGGCCGGAGGTGATCCTCGGGCTGAAGGTCTGCGACCCGGCGTGCGGCTCGGCGTCGTTCCTCGTCGCGGCCCTCCACTACCTGACCGAGGCCCTGTACCGCTCCCTCTGCTTCCACATGAAGCTAGACGACCCGGCCGAGGCGAACAAGGTCACGCTCCCCTACGGCCGGCCCCGGGAGGGGCAGGCGGACGAGGAAGTCGTCCGATTCTTCCCCGACGACCCGCAGCAAGGTGAGTTCTTTGCCGACCGGGTGAAAGCCCTGCTCCGGCGGCACGTCGTGGAGCGGTGCATCTACGGGGTGGACATCAACCCGCTCGCGGTGGAGTTCGCCCGCGTGTCCCTCTGGGTCGAGACGCTCGACCCCGGCCTGCCGTTCTCGTTCCTCGACCACAAAATCAAGGTCGGCAACGCACTCGTCGGCTGCTGGCTCGATCGCGTAGCGGACTACCCGCTGTGTGCCTGGGAACGGGAGGGCGGCGACGGCAAGGACGGCCCCCGCACCCAGCGGATCGAGACGTTCCTGAAGGGGCCGAAGGTCGGCAACCGCCGCTCGGGGGACGGCGTCGTCAAGCGGGAGATGCGTGACGTACTCACCGACATCAAGAACGCGACGAAGAAGACGCCGACGCTCTTCAACTACGAGCAACTGGCGACCGAGAAGGTCATCGCCCAGGCCCGGGCGGACTACGAGAAGCTGCACGACATCCCGAGCCACGAGCCAGCGGAACGCGAGGAGTACTACCGCGACCACGTCGTGAATAGCCCCGCCGACGCCGCGAACCCATACACCCTCTTCGACCTGACCGCCGGCCGCCGCCAGGAGTTCCCGCAGGCGTTCCTCGCCGGCTACCGCGGGTTCGTCCACGCCGACGCCTACGACGGGTACAACGCCGTCCACAACGACGTGCGGCACCTCGGCTGCTGGATGCACGCCCGGCGGTACTTCGTGGACGCCGAGCCGACCGACCCGCGGGCGGTCGAGGCCCTGGCCTTCGTCCGCACGCTTTACGCCGTCGAACGCGAGATCACGCTTGCACGGGAGAAACCGGGCGAGACGTTCACTGCCGCCGACGTGGTGCGGGTGCGACGCACGCGGGCCGGGCCGATCCTGGCCGTGTTCGCCGGCTGGCTCGACGAGCAGCACCGCTCCGCGACGCCGAAGAGCCTGTTCGGTCAGGCCGTCGGGTACGCCCGGAACCAGTGGGCGAGTTTGGTTCGTTACCTCGACGACGCGAGGTTCGCCCTCGACAACGGGGCGGCCGAACGCGCCATCCGTCCGCTCGCGATCGGCCGCACCAACTGGCTGCACGTCGGCGGTGACGGCGGGTTGAAGACCGCGTCCGTGCTGCTCAGCGTCTGCGCCAGCGCGACCCGGCATCGCCTCGACCCGTGGTCGTACCTGACGCACGTCCTGTCGGAGTTGCCCGCCCGGCGGGCCGGGGCTGACCTGGGAGACCTGTTGCCGGATGCGTGGGCGAAGGCCCGCGGCGAGCCGCGTCACCGAGAGGGGTGA